From Halanaeroarchaeum sulfurireducens, a single genomic window includes:
- a CDS encoding NCS2 family permease, producing MGLSETLSTFFGFEEHDTDLRTEILAGVTTFLTMSYIVVVNPAILTDQPGDGGFTDGISLANHSPGEVQQMLAVVTILAASVAIFVMAFYANRPFAQAPGLGLNAFFAFTVTGAMGIPWETALAAVFVEGLVFILLTSVGAREYVISLFPAPVKFSVGTGIGLFLAIIGLQAMGIVAPDEATMIAMGDLAQDPVAVLSVVGLLFTFALYARGIPGAIVFGIIGTTIAGWALTAAGVTPPGVLAPESLPGAQYDISPLAGAFIEGFANVEAFSFALVVFTFFFVDFFDTAGTLTGVSQVAGFLDDEGNLPDADKPLMADAIGTTVGSMLGTSTVTTFVESATGVEAGGRTGMTAFVVGVLFLLSLAIVPLAAAIPQYASHIALVVVAVIMFANVTDIQWDDLTHAIPAGLTIIVMPFTYSIAYGIAAGIVSYPIVKSAVGEYDEIHVGQWVLAAAFVLYFFVRTGGILTGAV from the coding sequence ATGGGGTTGAGTGAAACGCTGTCCACATTCTTCGGTTTCGAGGAGCACGACACGGACCTCCGCACCGAGATCCTCGCGGGGGTCACGACCTTCCTCACGATGTCCTACATCGTGGTGGTCAATCCAGCCATTCTGACCGATCAGCCCGGCGACGGGGGATTCACGGATGGCATCTCCCTCGCGAACCACTCGCCGGGCGAGGTCCAGCAGATGCTGGCCGTGGTGACCATCCTGGCCGCGTCCGTCGCCATCTTCGTCATGGCGTTCTACGCGAACCGGCCGTTCGCGCAGGCGCCGGGACTCGGCCTGAACGCCTTTTTCGCGTTCACCGTGACCGGGGCGATGGGTATTCCCTGGGAGACCGCGCTCGCCGCCGTGTTCGTCGAGGGACTCGTCTTCATTTTGCTCACCTCCGTCGGCGCACGCGAGTACGTCATCTCGCTGTTCCCCGCACCGGTGAAATTCTCCGTCGGGACCGGGATCGGACTCTTCCTTGCCATCATCGGGTTACAGGCGATGGGCATCGTTGCTCCCGACGAGGCCACGATGATCGCGATGGGCGACCTGGCGCAGGACCCGGTCGCGGTCCTCTCGGTCGTCGGCCTGCTGTTCACGTTCGCGCTGTACGCCCGTGGGATCCCCGGTGCCATCGTCTTCGGTATCATCGGCACAACGATCGCTGGCTGGGCGCTCACCGCTGCGGGCGTCACGCCGCCGGGGGTCCTCGCTCCCGAGTCGCTCCCGGGTGCCCAGTACGACATCTCGCCCCTCGCGGGCGCCTTCATCGAGGGATTCGCGAACGTCGAGGCGTTCTCGTTCGCGCTCGTGGTCTTCACGTTCTTCTTCGTCGACTTCTTCGACACTGCGGGCACCCTCACCGGCGTCTCACAGGTCGCCGGGTTCCTCGACGACGAGGGGAACCTCCCCGATGCCGACAAACCCCTCATGGCCGACGCCATCGGCACGACCGTCGGCAGCATGCTGGGCACCTCGACGGTCACGACGTTCGTCGAGTCGGCCACCGGCGTCGAGGCGGGCGGTCGGACGGGTATGACGGCCTTCGTCGTCGGCGTGCTCTTCTTGCTCTCGCTGGCGATCGTCCCGCTCGCCGCCGCCATCCCGCAGTACGCGTCCCACATCGCCCTGGTGGTCGTCGCGGTCATCATGTTCGCCAACGTGACGGACATCCAGTGGGATGACCTCACTCACGCCATCCCGGCCGGCCTGACCATCATCGTGATGCCCTTTACCTACTCCATCGCGTACGGCATCGCCGCCGGCATCGTGTCCTATCCCATCGTGAAAAGCGCCGTCGGCGAGTACGACGAGATTCACGTCGGCCAGTGGGTGCTTGCCGCGGCGTTCGTCCTCTACTTCTTCGTGCGCACCGGCGGCATCCTCACTGGCGCAGTCTGA
- a CDS encoding transcriptional regulator — MTRTALIENLTAMLQDAGFMVSDRCSTRPKSFDIAARRDEELLLVKVLANIDAFDGPTGREMRRLGAYLGGTPLLIGLRSRDEDLKPGVVYFRHGVPVLNPDAALELFVHDVAPLIYAAPGGLYVNIDGDVLADEREERGWSLGRLATELGVSRRTVSKYEDGMNASVEVATRLEEMFDGGLTSPVSVLDGAEDIRDAEPTPEDPEVTPEDEPIVAVLTRVGFEVHPTERAPFNAVSEDTEHADHLLTGHSAFTEAAVKRARIMSSLGHITRTRAVYFVDDATRTSVDDTAIIEREELEDIDDPDEFRDMVGERGAQPDP; from the coding sequence ATGACGCGAACAGCACTCATCGAAAACCTCACGGCGATGTTGCAGGACGCCGGGTTCATGGTGAGCGACCGCTGTTCGACGCGTCCCAAGAGCTTCGACATCGCGGCCCGCCGCGACGAGGAACTTCTGCTGGTGAAGGTACTGGCCAATATCGACGCCTTCGACGGACCGACCGGCCGGGAGATGCGCCGGCTGGGCGCCTATCTTGGGGGAACCCCGCTTCTCATCGGTCTTCGGTCGCGCGACGAGGATCTCAAGCCCGGCGTCGTGTACTTCCGACACGGTGTCCCGGTGCTCAACCCCGACGCGGCGCTCGAACTGTTCGTCCACGACGTTGCTCCGCTCATCTACGCCGCACCGGGCGGGCTCTACGTCAACATCGACGGCGACGTCCTGGCCGACGAGCGGGAGGAGCGAGGGTGGAGTCTCGGTCGCCTCGCGACCGAACTCGGCGTCTCCCGCAGAACCGTCTCGAAGTACGAGGACGGGATGAACGCGAGCGTCGAGGTTGCGACCCGGCTCGAAGAGATGTTCGACGGGGGCCTGACCAGCCCCGTTAGCGTCCTCGACGGCGCCGAGGACATCCGCGATGCGGAACCCACCCCGGAGGATCCGGAGGTGACCCCGGAGGACGAACCCATCGTCGCGGTCCTCACCCGGGTGGGTTTCGAGGTCCATCCCACAGAACGAGCCCCCTTCAACGCCGTCAGTGAGGATACCGAGCACGCCGACCATCTGCTCACGGGCCATTCCGCGTTCACCGAAGCCGCGGTCAAGCGCGCCCGCATCATGAGTTCGCTCGGACACATCACCCGCACCCGGGCGGTCTATTTCGTCGACGACGCCACCCGCACGTCCGTCGACGACACGGCCATCATCGAACGCGAGGAGCTGGAGGACATCGACGACCCGGACGAGTTCCGGGACATGGTCGGCGAGCGGGGCGCCCAGCCGGACCCCTGA
- a CDS encoding ZIP family metal transporter codes for METGLAQRGSTSRNRLALGISALVFAALIGVLALGLVYGRTKLVGIVVFGFVAMMLGVLVSQLGEFATPARQIWAYGLASGAMLASAAALIAPKAIAQHPEYGGFAIAFGYLIGYAAHELGHLMTHYEMPINAATGELTLHALAAGSIMGVVYGALPSLTALFGYGIVAHKFPAGFTGTEAVKQADLPISVMIVPASAVAIAAIPLSIVTPDLSPIVKAIFFGVSAGVFAHVGIDMLPECSHVGSHSDSTGHGAVQCSREVDRLRQYAVLSTLLGAGAIFAMWQILAMG; via the coding sequence ATGGAGACAGGGTTAGCCCAACGAGGTTCGACGTCCCGGAATCGACTCGCGCTCGGGATCAGTGCCCTCGTCTTCGCCGCATTGATCGGGGTCCTCGCCCTCGGACTGGTCTACGGTCGGACCAAACTCGTCGGCATCGTCGTCTTCGGGTTCGTCGCCATGATGCTGGGCGTGCTGGTCAGTCAGCTCGGCGAGTTCGCCACGCCAGCACGACAGATCTGGGCGTACGGTCTCGCGAGCGGCGCGATGCTGGCGAGCGCGGCGGCCCTGATCGCCCCGAAGGCCATCGCCCAGCACCCGGAGTACGGCGGCTTCGCCATCGCGTTCGGCTACCTGATCGGGTATGCAGCCCACGAACTGGGCCACCTCATGACCCACTACGAGATGCCGATCAACGCCGCCACCGGCGAACTCACGCTGCACGCGCTGGCAGCCGGGAGCATTATGGGTGTCGTGTACGGCGCGCTGCCGTCGCTAACGGCGCTGTTCGGATACGGGATCGTCGCCCACAAGTTTCCTGCCGGCTTCACGGGGACGGAGGCGGTCAAGCAGGCTGACCTGCCGATCAGCGTCATGATCGTTCCGGCGTCCGCGGTCGCCATCGCCGCGATCCCACTCTCGATTGTGACGCCGGACCTCTCCCCGATCGTCAAGGCCATCTTCTTCGGGGTATCCGCCGGCGTGTTCGCCCACGTCGGGATCGACATGCTTCCCGAGTGTTCACACGTGGGATCACATTCCGATTCCACGGGTCATGGGGCCGTCCAGTGCTCGCGCGAGGTCGACCGACTTCGGCAGTACGCCGTCCTCAGCACCCTCCTCGGAGCGGGTGCGATCTTCGCGATGTGGCAGATCCTCGCGATGGGCTGA
- a CDS encoding tRNA(Ile)(2)-agmatinylcytidine synthase gives MHTVIGIDDTDSRERGMCTTYAARLVARRLRERGHRVDDLRLVRLNPAVEHKTRGNAALAIHTNAPVETAYTVTTALVDAIAETDDDRTNPGVVVAADLDDEVADFSQEAVTGFHDISDAERIIEGRGYRSEAWGIGRGTIGALAAVGAHEAFHDWTYEYIAYREPDRRGTPRDVDVDSLFAAADEAYPDAWDTVDRTAGAPVAVPNAPGPILYGIRGDDPVAVARVAAGVESEPVHDRALFVTNQGTDVHVQPGDLDAIEDGRAYRLSADVVAAPETRPGGHVFFTVGDGEHRLECVAFEPTKRFRDRVRDLRVGDRVTVVGEVGEGTLKLEKFAVRDLVETTRVTPTCPVCGTSMESAGAGQGYRCRDCGTSAPGKAEAPLDRALEVGWYEVPPVARRHVAKPLVRGGFDAPTHPER, from the coding sequence GTGCATACCGTCATCGGGATCGACGATACGGACTCCCGCGAGCGCGGCATGTGTACCACCTACGCCGCCCGCCTCGTTGCCCGTCGCCTCCGGGAGCGGGGCCACCGGGTCGACGACCTCCGTCTCGTTCGGCTCAACCCCGCCGTCGAGCACAAGACGCGGGGCAATGCCGCCCTCGCTATCCATACGAACGCCCCGGTAGAGACCGCGTACACGGTCACGACGGCTCTCGTCGATGCGATCGCCGAGACGGACGACGACAGGACCAACCCGGGCGTCGTGGTGGCGGCCGACCTCGACGACGAGGTCGCCGACTTCTCCCAGGAGGCGGTCACCGGGTTCCACGACATCTCCGACGCCGAGCGCATCATCGAAGGACGGGGCTACCGCAGCGAGGCCTGGGGCATCGGTCGGGGGACGATCGGTGCGCTTGCAGCCGTCGGCGCCCACGAGGCCTTCCACGACTGGACCTACGAATACATCGCCTACCGCGAACCCGATCGCCGTGGGACGCCACGGGACGTCGACGTCGATTCGCTGTTCGCGGCTGCCGACGAGGCCTACCCCGACGCCTGGGACACCGTCGATCGGACGGCTGGCGCTCCGGTCGCCGTTCCAAACGCGCCCGGCCCGATCCTCTACGGTATCCGGGGTGACGACCCGGTCGCGGTCGCCCGGGTGGCCGCGGGCGTCGAGTCCGAACCCGTCCACGACCGGGCGCTCTTCGTGACGAATCAGGGGACCGACGTCCACGTACAGCCGGGCGATCTGGACGCGATCGAGGACGGCCGGGCCTACCGGCTCTCCGCGGACGTCGTCGCGGCCCCCGAGACCCGCCCGGGTGGGCACGTCTTCTTCACCGTGGGTGACGGGGAGCATCGACTGGAGTGTGTGGCCTTCGAACCGACCAAACGCTTTCGCGATCGGGTGCGTGACCTCCGGGTCGGGGACCGGGTGACCGTCGTCGGCGAGGTCGGCGAGGGGACGCTCAAACTCGAGAAGTTCGCGGTTCGTGACCTCGTGGAGACGACCCGCGTCACGCCGACCTGCCCCGTCTGTGGGACGTCGATGGAGAGCGCGGGCGCGGGCCAGGGCTATCGCTGTCGGGACTGTGGCACGAGCGCGCCGGGGAAGGCCGAGGCCCCACTCGATAGAGCCCTCGAAGTGGGCTGGTACGAGGTCCCACCGGTCGCCCGGCGCCACGTGGCCAAGCCCCTCGTCAGGGGCGGATTCGATGCACCGACCCACCCCGAGCGCTGA
- a CDS encoding succinylglutamate desuccinylase/aspartoacylase family protein: MRTVGSASAAPGEIDTGRLAVGETRDGAEFGLPVAVVNGRKEGKTLYLQAVSDGDELNGLGVVSRVVPRLDPTDLAGEVLVVGIANYHAFQVAEHRNPIDDTKLNRTYPGDPIGSASERIADATYEVAAEADLVLDLHQGSTSRMIDEARVRCGRHHRLHDDCLELARVFDTGHVLDRRGPDGQLARVAPDDGIPAIDPELGGAIGWDESSIEVGVRGVFNVLEHYGFLDGDPQPGSQVRARSFERYGAPKGGLVRFTVDLGEEVARGDVIFEIIDAFGSVRARITADHDGVFWRSRRLPQVATGEYVCSIGRGIDTI, translated from the coding sequence ATGAGAACGGTCGGGTCCGCGAGTGCAGCGCCCGGAGAAATCGACACGGGGCGGCTGGCCGTCGGGGAGACCCGGGATGGCGCGGAATTCGGACTCCCGGTAGCGGTCGTCAACGGGCGCAAAGAGGGGAAGACACTGTACCTGCAGGCCGTCAGCGATGGCGACGAACTCAACGGCCTCGGCGTCGTCAGCCGGGTCGTCCCGCGACTCGATCCCACCGACCTGGCGGGCGAGGTACTGGTCGTCGGTATCGCCAACTACCACGCGTTTCAGGTGGCCGAACACCGCAATCCCATCGACGATACGAAGCTCAACCGGACCTATCCCGGGGACCCGATCGGAAGCGCATCCGAACGCATCGCCGACGCCACCTACGAGGTGGCCGCGGAGGCCGATCTCGTGCTGGATCTCCACCAGGGGTCGACGTCCCGAATGATCGACGAGGCCCGCGTGCGGTGCGGTCGGCATCACCGGCTGCACGACGACTGTCTGGAACTCGCACGCGTCTTCGACACCGGCCACGTCCTGGACCGGCGGGGACCGGACGGGCAGCTCGCTCGCGTCGCGCCGGACGACGGCATCCCGGCCATCGATCCCGAACTCGGCGGTGCGATCGGCTGGGACGAGTCCAGCATCGAGGTGGGTGTGCGCGGCGTGTTCAACGTCCTCGAGCACTACGGGTTCCTGGACGGCGATCCGCAGCCAGGATCACAGGTCCGTGCACGAAGCTTCGAACGGTACGGCGCGCCGAAGGGCGGTCTGGTCCGTTTCACCGTCGACCTTGGCGAGGAGGTCGCACGCGGCGACGTGATTTTCGAAATTATCGACGCGTTCGGATCGGTCAGGGCCCGGATCACCGCCGACCACGACGGCGTCTTCTGGCGATCGCGACGCCTCCCGCAGGTCGCCACGGGTGAGTACGTCTGCTCGATCGGAAGAGGAATAGACACAATCTGA
- a CDS encoding potassium channel family protein gives MSSRVEYEPVSVKALLAEMKDTSELLIDLSYSAVLHRSDAVAAEVLELEERMDVLQLRARMSILLAARNPEDAETLAPVLGIIGAAEKVSDAAGDIAKVVLEDIGVPDHIRSALPEAVETLVRAKVRSASPYADQTLGAINMETETGVRVLAIRRGGDWVMNPDKSTTLQGEDVLLLRGPEEGIETVYERATGDTYERPPPSEPNVADLERAVNSLVLMKTMSELAVDLAYGSVLFHSTDLAEEVVELEAEVDALKSRFEAWTLRAAGRVDDPVALRGLMQIATSTEIISDAALEISEGVLRGLDTHVVVQEAVEESDEIIARTSVAEGSDLDGTTIGERAVKTQTGMRVIAVRRPGAEGDEWVVQPGPTTDLKAGDVLLSKGTRAGANRLRELAGREPIHEE, from the coding sequence ATGTCCAGCCGCGTCGAGTACGAGCCCGTGAGCGTGAAAGCGCTCCTCGCCGAAATGAAGGACACCTCGGAGCTACTCATCGACCTTTCCTACTCGGCCGTCCTCCACCGCAGCGACGCCGTCGCGGCGGAAGTCCTCGAACTCGAAGAGCGCATGGACGTCCTGCAGCTCCGTGCGCGCATGAGTATCCTGCTCGCCGCACGCAATCCGGAGGACGCCGAGACGCTCGCGCCCGTCCTTGGGATCATCGGTGCGGCCGAAAAGGTGAGCGACGCGGCCGGCGACATCGCGAAAGTCGTCCTCGAGGACATCGGTGTCCCCGACCATATCCGCTCGGCGCTCCCGGAAGCGGTCGAGACCCTGGTCCGGGCGAAGGTTCGCTCGGCCTCGCCGTACGCCGACCAAACCCTGGGCGCCATCAACATGGAGACCGAAACCGGGGTCCGAGTGCTGGCGATCCGCCGCGGCGGCGACTGGGTCATGAACCCGGATAAGTCGACGACGCTCCAGGGCGAGGACGTCCTCCTGCTCCGCGGTCCCGAGGAAGGGATCGAAACGGTCTACGAGCGCGCAACGGGCGATACGTACGAGCGGCCGCCGCCGAGTGAGCCGAACGTCGCGGACCTCGAACGAGCCGTGAACTCACTCGTGTTGATGAAGACCATGAGCGAACTGGCAGTCGACCTCGCGTATGGGAGCGTCCTCTTTCACAGCACGGACCTCGCCGAGGAGGTCGTGGAACTCGAAGCCGAGGTCGACGCGCTGAAATCCCGGTTCGAGGCGTGGACGCTCCGGGCCGCCGGCCGCGTCGACGACCCGGTGGCCCTCCGAGGGCTCATGCAGATCGCCACCTCGACGGAGATCATCAGCGACGCCGCCCTGGAGATTTCCGAAGGAGTCCTGCGGGGACTCGACACCCACGTCGTCGTCCAGGAGGCCGTCGAGGAGTCCGACGAGATCATCGCCCGCACGTCGGTCGCCGAGGGCAGCGACCTCGACGGGACGACCATCGGTGAACGAGCGGTCAAGACCCAGACAGGGATGCGCGTCATCGCGGTGCGGCGGCCGGGAGCGGAGGGTGACGAGTGGGTCGTCCAGCCCGGTCCGACGACCGACCTCAAGGCGGGCGACGTTCTTCTCTCCAAGGGAACGCGGGCTGGCGCGAACCGCCTCCGCGAACTCGCGGGCCGCGAGCCGATTCACGAGGAGTGA
- a CDS encoding citrate/2-methylcitrate synthase: MAPQELEGEVQKGLEGVIIDESEISRVFGEEGKLLLRGYEINDIAENADYPETLYLVWNGELPTEEEYEKFAGDMAERREIPPEVMDSLRNYAEANLHPMDAMMAATVNLSGYDENIDPNAPQTFEDSIDEVREAGKNIAAKLPTITAAYNRLRDGDEPVEPREDMDTGENFLYMLQDEEPPELFSDLMETAFQIHMDHGTNASTFTARVVASTMANPYEATSSAMGALAGPLHGAANQDTLNMLREIDASDKDVGEWIDDTIDEGGVVYGYGHRVYQTKDPRAFILQDYAEDIIDSEYGDDKWYKLAKEVEAHMDAKGLEEKGIAPNVDFFSGTIYQQMDIPTDIYTNLFTVSRVGGWVGHMVEQYSDNRIIRPRAQYTGPVDLEWTPMDER, from the coding sequence ATGGCACCACAAGAGCTGGAAGGCGAGGTTCAGAAAGGTCTCGAAGGCGTAATCATCGACGAATCGGAAATCAGCCGGGTGTTCGGCGAAGAGGGGAAACTGCTTCTCCGCGGCTACGAAATCAACGACATCGCGGAGAACGCGGACTATCCCGAGACGCTCTACCTCGTGTGGAACGGCGAGCTGCCGACCGAGGAAGAGTACGAGAAGTTCGCCGGCGACATGGCGGAACGACGTGAGATCCCACCCGAGGTCATGGACAGTCTCCGTAACTACGCGGAGGCCAACCTTCACCCGATGGACGCGATGATGGCCGCGACGGTCAACCTCTCGGGCTACGACGAGAACATCGACCCCAACGCACCCCAGACCTTCGAGGACAGTATCGACGAGGTCAGGGAGGCAGGTAAGAACATCGCGGCGAAGCTCCCCACCATCACGGCCGCCTACAACCGGCTCCGCGACGGCGACGAGCCCGTCGAGCCGCGGGAGGACATGGACACCGGCGAGAACTTCCTCTACATGCTTCAGGACGAGGAACCGCCAGAGCTGTTCTCCGACCTGATGGAGACGGCATTCCAGATCCACATGGACCACGGGACGAACGCCTCGACGTTCACCGCCCGCGTCGTCGCCTCCACGATGGCGAACCCCTACGAAGCCACCTCGTCGGCGATGGGCGCACTCGCCGGACCGCTCCACGGCGCGGCCAACCAGGACACGCTGAACATGCTGCGCGAGATCGACGCCAGCGACAAGGACGTCGGCGAGTGGATCGACGACACCATCGACGAGGGTGGCGTCGTCTACGGGTACGGCCACCGCGTCTACCAGACCAAAGATCCGCGTGCGTTCATCCTGCAGGACTACGCTGAAGACATCATCGACTCCGAGTACGGCGACGACAAGTGGTACAAGCTGGCCAAGGAAGTCGAGGCCCACATGGACGCGAAGGGGCTGGAGGAGAAGGGCATCGCGCCCAACGTCGACTTCTTCTCCGGCACCATCTACCAGCAGATGGACATCCCGACGGACATCTACACGAACCTGTTCACGGTCAGCCGCGTCGGCGGCTGGGTCGGTCACATGGTTGAGCAGTACTCCGATAACCGCATCATCCGTCCGCGCGCGCAGTACACCGGTCCCGTCGACCTCGAGTGGACCCCGATGGACGAGCGGTAA
- the ilvA gene encoding threonine ammonia-lyase produces MLSEDDVLAARDRVADVARHTPLDHSYSFSAMTDAAVHLKLENTQRTGAFKIRGAANRIRTLTDAEQAAGVVTASAGNHAQGVALAASRSGVDATVVMPEYAPYSKVTATRSYGATVVLHGEDYNDAQARAHEIERESDRVYVHAFDDEDVMAGQGTIGLEILDDLPSVETIVVAIGGGGLIAGIATAVKARKPDVRVVGVQAEGAPSAARALEQGSVCELDGVDTIADGIATRSVGERTFPYIQDRVDEVVTVSDDEIALAVTLLLERAKTLVEPAGAVPVAALLEERFDVDPDEVVVPLLSGGNIDMNLLTTVILRGLADQGRYLKIRMTLPDRPGSLRQVTDVIADERANIYAIEHDRTSGDIAMNDTEIEVDMQTRGEEHVEGLLSRLREKGYDVEVLV; encoded by the coding sequence ATGCTCTCCGAGGACGACGTGCTGGCGGCCCGTGACCGGGTCGCCGACGTCGCACGTCACACGCCGCTGGATCATTCCTATAGCTTCTCCGCGATGACGGACGCGGCTGTCCACCTCAAACTCGAGAACACCCAACGGACGGGCGCGTTCAAGATCAGGGGAGCGGCCAATCGAATCCGCACCCTCACCGACGCCGAGCAGGCGGCCGGCGTCGTCACGGCCAGCGCCGGCAACCACGCCCAGGGGGTAGCGCTCGCCGCGAGTCGCAGCGGCGTCGACGCGACGGTCGTCATGCCCGAGTACGCTCCCTATTCGAAGGTCACCGCGACCCGGAGCTACGGGGCCACGGTGGTGCTCCACGGCGAGGACTACAACGACGCACAGGCCAGGGCCCACGAGATCGAGCGGGAGAGTGACCGCGTCTACGTCCACGCCTTCGACGACGAGGACGTGATGGCGGGCCAGGGGACGATCGGCCTCGAGATTCTCGACGACCTCCCCTCGGTCGAGACGATCGTGGTGGCCATCGGTGGCGGGGGACTCATCGCCGGCATCGCCACGGCCGTCAAAGCCCGGAAGCCGGACGTTCGCGTGGTGGGCGTTCAGGCCGAGGGCGCACCGTCGGCGGCCCGAGCCCTGGAGCAGGGGTCGGTCTGCGAACTCGACGGCGTCGACACCATCGCGGACGGGATCGCGACGCGGTCCGTCGGCGAGCGAACCTTCCCCTACATTCAGGACCGGGTCGACGAGGTTGTGACCGTCTCCGACGACGAGATCGCCCTCGCGGTCACGCTCCTGCTCGAGCGGGCGAAGACGCTCGTCGAACCGGCCGGCGCCGTCCCGGTGGCCGCGCTGCTAGAGGAGCGCTTCGACGTCGACCCCGACGAGGTGGTCGTCCCGCTGTTGAGCGGTGGCAACATCGACATGAACCTGCTCACCACGGTCATCCTGCGAGGGCTGGCCGATCAGGGACGCTACCTCAAGATCCGGATGACCCTCCCCGACCGGCCCGGCTCGTTGCGACAGGTCACCGACGTCATCGCCGACGAGCGGGCGAACATCTACGCCATCGAGCACGACCGGACCAGCGGCGACATCGCGATGAACGACACGGAGATCGAGGTCGACATGCAGACCCGCGGTGAGGAACACGTCGAGGGCTTGCTGTCCCGACTCCGGGAGAAGGGCTACGACGTCGAGGTTCTCGTGTAG
- a CDS encoding RidA family protein, with the protein MKRVIDTSEAPAAVGAYSQGVTDGSLLFTAGQIPLTPDGDLLDEEDIAVQTRQCLENVKAILEEEGVTMQDVLKVTVYLDDMDDFDAMNEAYGEYFRDNPPARSAVEAGALPKDVDVEIEAIATQRD; encoded by the coding sequence ATGAAACGCGTCATCGACACGTCCGAGGCCCCCGCCGCCGTCGGTGCGTACAGCCAGGGGGTGACCGACGGGTCGCTTTTGTTCACCGCCGGTCAGATTCCGCTTACACCGGACGGTGACCTCCTCGACGAGGAGGACATCGCTGTGCAGACCCGGCAGTGTCTCGAGAACGTCAAGGCCATCCTCGAGGAGGAGGGGGTGACGATGCAGGACGTCCTGAAGGTGACCGTCTACCTCGACGACATGGACGACTTCGACGCCATGAACGAGGCCTACGGGGAGTACTTCCGGGACAACCCACCCGCACGGAGCGCGGTGGAGGCGGGTGCGCTCCCGAAGGATGTCGACGTCGAGATCGAGGCCATCGCCACCCAGCGGGACTGA
- the cruF gene encoding bisanhydrobacterioruberin hydratase, with product MGAETRRGLETRLDDFVRRNRFTIAVTFPAVGVVLLVASAEGLIPEPYAFQPTLLLFGTAVMRLPLVAAIVPLFDRRGAAIVGGLMAYAYGIEYVGITTGWPYGEFAYEIALGPMVHGIPVGLPVFFVPLVVNAYLLTVLVLGERADARLVRLPATLAVVLAIDLVLDPGAVALRFWTYGGGPIYGVPLSNYAGWVLSGTVSVVTLDAAFSRTALLERLETAEFALDDMVSFVLLWGGVNAFYGNWLATGVALTLLAGLLATDRFDVVFQGTGTANRVGRWVRGD from the coding sequence ATGGGGGCTGAGACCCGTCGGGGCCTGGAGACGCGCTTGGACGATTTCGTCCGGCGAAATCGCTTTACCATCGCGGTCACCTTCCCCGCAGTGGGCGTCGTCCTGCTCGTTGCGAGTGCGGAGGGGCTCATTCCGGAGCCGTACGCCTTTCAACCGACACTGCTCCTCTTCGGGACGGCCGTCATGCGTCTCCCACTGGTGGCGGCGATCGTCCCGCTTTTCGACCGTCGCGGGGCTGCCATCGTGGGTGGTCTGATGGCTTACGCGTACGGGATCGAGTACGTGGGCATCACGACGGGGTGGCCCTACGGAGAGTTCGCCTACGAGATCGCCCTCGGGCCGATGGTACACGGTATTCCGGTCGGCCTCCCGGTGTTTTTCGTGCCGCTCGTGGTGAACGCTTACCTGCTGACCGTCCTGGTACTCGGCGAGCGAGCCGACGCCCGGCTCGTCCGGCTGCCGGCGACGCTGGCCGTGGTCCTGGCCATTGACCTGGTGCTCGATCCGGGTGCGGTGGCACTCCGCTTTTGGACCTACGGCGGCGGCCCGATATACGGAGTGCCCCTCTCGAACTACGCGGGGTGGGTGCTCAGCGGAACGGTGTCCGTGGTCACACTCGACGCGGCGTTCTCACGGACCGCGCTGCTCGAACGGCTCGAGACCGCCGAGTTCGCCCTCGACGACATGGTGAGTTTCGTCCTCCTGTGGGGAGGGGTCAACGCCTTCTACGGCAACTGGCTCGCGACGGGCGTGGCCCTGACACTCCTGGCCGGCCTCCTTGCGACCGACCGGTTCGACGTGGTCTTCCAGGGGACGGGGACGGCGAATCGTGTGGGACGGTGGGTCCGAGGAGACTGA